A window of Cryptomeria japonica chromosome 3, Sugi_1.0, whole genome shotgun sequence contains these coding sequences:
- the LOC131058355 gene encoding germin-like protein 1-1, producing the protein MANDMIYFTLGLFLLISCYSDRVMAGDPDPLQDFCVADMDSKVKVNGFVCKDPMAVSADDFFFGGLGQAGNTDNPVGSNVTMANVMQIPGLNTFGISLVRIDYAVGGINPPHTHPRATEVLVLLEGQLLVGFIDTANKFFSKTLEKGDVFVFPKALVHFQQNVGHENALAIAALSSQLPGAQTIANTLFAADPPLPDSVLAKAFRITQELVDYIQKQFA; encoded by the exons ATGGCTAACGACATGATTTACTTCACGTTGGGACTCTTTCTGTTGATAAGTTGTTACAGCGACAGGGTCATGGCAGGGGATCCAGATCCCTTGCAAGATTTCTGCGTTGCAGACATGGATAGCAAAG TTAAGGTGAACGGGTTCGTTTGCAAAGACCCAATGGCAGTTTCAGCAGACGACTTCTTCTTCGGGGGACTTGGGCAGGCAGGGAACACCGACAATCCAGTGGGCTCCAATGTAACGATGGCCAATGTTATGCAGATACCAGGCCTCAACACCTTCGGAATATCGTTGGTCCGTATCGATTACGCAgtgggtggaataaatcctcctcacacgcacccaagagccaccgaagttcttgttttacttgaaggccagcttcttgtgggtttcattgacacCGCCAACAAGTTTTTCTCTAAAACTttggagaagggagatgtgtttgtgtttccaaaggcacttgttcatttccagcagaatgtgggACATGAAAATGCGTTGGCCATAGCTGCATTGAGCAGCCAGCTTCCGGGAGCTCAGACAATAGCCAACACTCTGTTTGCAGCGGATCCTCCTCTCCCAGATTCTGTACTGGCCAAGGCCTTCCGCATCACCCAGGAACTGGTGGATTACATTCAGAAGCAATTCGCCTAA
- the LOC131058354 gene encoding germin-like protein 1-1 — MANGMIYFTLGLFLLISCYSDRVMAGDPDPLQDFCVADMDSKVKVNGFVCKDPMAVSADDFFFGGLGQAGNTDNPVGSNVTMANVMQIPGLNTFGISLVRIDYAVGGINPPHTHPRATEVLVLLEGQLLVGFIDTTNKFFSKTLEKGDVFVFPKALVHFQQNVGHENAVAIAALSSQLPGAQTIANSLFAADPPLPDSVLAKAFRITQELVDYIQKQFA, encoded by the exons ATGGCTAACGGCATGATTTACTTCACGTTGGGACTCTTTCTGTTGATAAGTTGTTACAGCGACAGGGTCATGGCAGGGGATCCCGATCCCTTGCAAGATTTCTGCGTTGCAGACATGGATAGCAAAG TTAAGGTGAACGGGTTCGTTTGCAAAGACCCAATGGCAGTTTCAGCAGACGACTTCTTCTTCGGGGGACTTGGGCAGGCAGGGAACACCGACAATCCAGTGGGCTCCAATGTAACGATGGCCAATGTTATGCAGATACCAGGCCTCAACACCTTCGGAATATCGTTGGTCCGTATCGATTACGCAgtgggtggaataaatcctcctcacacGCACCCAAGAGCCACTGAAGTTCTTGTTTTACTGGAAGGCCAGcttcttgtgggtttcattgacaccaccaacaagtttttcagcaaaacgttggagaagggagatgtgtttgtgtttccaaaggcaCTTGTGCATTTCCAGCAGAATGTTGGGCATGAAAATGCGGTGGCCATAGCTGCATTGAGCAGCCAGCTTCCGGGAGCTCAGACAATCGCCAACTCTTTATTTGCAGCGGATCCTCCTCTCCCAGATTCCGTATTGGCCAAGGCCTTCCGCATCACCCAGGAACTGGTGGATTACATTCAGAAGCAATTCGCCTAA